The following are encoded in a window of Candidatus Dojkabacteria bacterium genomic DNA:
- a CDS encoding ATP-binding cassette domain-containing protein, giving the protein MLQIKNVSKQYPGNIFALSNISFNVDSGELCYLIGHSGAGKSTLVKLILREESPTEGAIQFNDVLVSELPDDYIQAYRQQIGIVFQDYKLIKTKTAIENIIFAMEVTGRDGSEIKSKGFQLLEAVGLKGKENLYPEQLSGGEAQRVSIARAIANDPVIVIADEPTGNLDFRTSLGILDLLEEIRKTFNTTIIVATHDMEIVSNGGGHVIELKDGKLIRDINK; this is encoded by the coding sequence ATGTTACAAATAAAAAACGTATCCAAACAGTATCCGGGCAATATATTTGCACTTTCAAATATATCATTTAATGTTGACTCGGGGGAGCTTTGTTATCTTATCGGTCATTCCGGAGCTGGAAAATCTACATTGGTAAAACTAATTCTGCGTGAAGAATCACCAACGGAAGGAGCTATTCAATTTAACGACGTACTGGTTTCCGAACTTCCGGATGATTATATCCAGGCCTATCGTCAACAAATAGGTATTGTTTTCCAGGATTATAAGCTTATAAAAACCAAAACGGCCATAGAGAACATAATTTTTGCCATGGAAGTTACAGGAAGAGATGGTTCTGAAATAAAAAGTAAAGGCTTTCAATTGTTAGAGGCAGTTGGACTAAAAGGTAAAGAAAATCTTTATCCTGAACAGCTTTCCGGCGGGGAGGCACAGCGAGTTTCGATTGCTCGTGCTATTGCTAATGACCCGGTTATTGTAATTGCTGATGAGCCAACCGGAAATCTTGACTTTAGGACTTCACTAGGAATTCTTGATCTTTTGGAAGAAATTCGAAAAACCTTTAATACAACAATAATTGTTGCCACACATGATATGGAGATTGTTTCAAATGGTGGTGGTCACGTGATAGAATTAAAAGACGGCAAATTAATTAGAGATATTAATAAATGA
- the prfB gene encoding peptide chain release factor 2, with the protein MELTRKIIDEITGRIDLLAGELDKSSLYAQKTELEGKMGDKDFWNDPVAASKINELFSDVTKKIELIEKLYSTKSEILSYFELYSDPTVGPKDRRNIEKEMEKLLKVIKDIEIIVKLNGKFDKKDSIITIKAGQGGTDACDWVSMLYRMYTKFVNSVGWGLQIIDEVKSEEAGYTQVVFKVIADYAYGYLKSETGVHRLVRISPFNAQGLRQTSFAGVEVMPALDKLDTKDFQIPEGEIEFKATMASGPGGQNVNKNMTAVRLTHIPTGISVRCASQRSQVQNRENAMEILKSKLLTIEEDKEESKRQNLRKDVKDAQWGNQIRNYVLHPYKLVKDLRSGIERSDVDNVLDGDLWDLVSSK; encoded by the coding sequence ATGGAGCTTACCAGAAAAATTATAGATGAGATAACTGGTCGGATAGATTTGTTGGCAGGTGAACTTGATAAATCCTCATTATATGCACAAAAGACAGAATTGGAGGGAAAGATGGGAGACAAGGACTTTTGGAATGATCCGGTAGCTGCCTCAAAAATAAATGAGCTCTTCTCGGATGTAACAAAGAAAATTGAACTTATAGAAAAATTATATTCCACCAAAAGCGAGATTTTATCATATTTCGAGTTATACTCGGATCCTACAGTGGGACCTAAAGACAGAAGGAACATCGAAAAAGAGATGGAAAAACTTTTGAAAGTTATAAAAGATATTGAAATTATAGTAAAACTTAACGGAAAGTTCGACAAAAAAGATTCGATTATCACAATAAAAGCCGGACAAGGCGGTACCGATGCCTGTGACTGGGTTTCCATGTTGTATCGAATGTATACGAAGTTTGTTAATTCAGTAGGATGGGGACTACAAATAATTGATGAGGTAAAGTCCGAGGAAGCCGGTTATACCCAAGTTGTATTTAAAGTCATTGCTGATTATGCTTACGGTTACCTTAAATCTGAAACAGGAGTACATAGACTGGTTCGAATATCTCCTTTTAATGCCCAAGGTTTAAGACAAACCTCGTTTGCGGGTGTTGAGGTAATGCCTGCATTAGATAAGCTAGATACCAAGGATTTTCAGATTCCCGAAGGGGAAATCGAGTTTAAAGCTACAATGGCAAGTGGTCCCGGTGGTCAGAATGTTAATAAAAACATGACTGCGGTTCGTCTTACTCATATACCTACAGGAATCTCGGTACGTTGTGCTTCTCAACGAAGTCAGGTACAAAACAGGGAGAATGCAATGGAAATTCTAAAATCGAAACTTTTGACAATAGAAGAGGACAAAGAAGAATCAAAACGGCAGAATCTTAGAAAGGATGTTAAAGACGCTCAGTGGGGAAACCAGATTCGAAATTATGTTTTGCATCCCTATAAACTGGTTAAGGATCTACGTTCCGGAATTGAACGTAGTGATGTTGATAACGTTTTAGATGGTGATCTTTGGGATTTGGTGAGTAGTAAATAG
- a CDS encoding 2,3-bisphosphoglycerate-independent phosphoglycerate mutase yields the protein MTKPLVLIVMDGFGLSVESLGNAIHKADTPNLDLLWSNCAHTTLIRASEAAVGLDQGYTGNSEVGHINMGAGQVIPQNLQLINESIETGSFLKDKFLNELFKKARKEKKRVHFMGVLSNAGVHGHIKHLYKLLEIAANQKVNPYLHLFLDGRDTGEQEAYFFLNHLKAKIAELRVGQIATMTGRFFSMDRNTRWERTEKAYNCMLGIEGRSANDPYLALQEAYKQKETDEIFEPTILLDSRTEKPIGCIEDSDYVLFFNFREDRARQITQAFVQEDFTGFTRKKTLKDIRFVSMVGYAEGLNTEVIFPPVYPEVTVPDVLAAYNLRQMHIAETEKYAHISYFFNGGVEAKHDKELLFRIPSPLVKDYVVVPEMSAYPVKDELITQIRKDSFDFYLVNFANPDMVGHTGDLEAAIKAVEVTDECVGEVVFEILQKGGQVIITSDHGNCESMIDPKDGKRLKSHTLNNVPFIFADDIKKFPAFTKIYKNGPKSEKLYKKSGNLPKVGYPENSPATGILADVGTTVLYLLGITPPEPMNGLNLVEFIGK from the coding sequence ATGACAAAACCACTAGTGCTAATTGTAATGGATGGGTTTGGACTTTCAGTAGAATCTTTGGGTAACGCAATCCATAAGGCCGATACACCAAACCTTGACCTTCTTTGGAGCAACTGCGCACATACTACCTTAATTCGAGCATCAGAGGCTGCAGTTGGACTAGATCAGGGATATACAGGAAACTCCGAAGTCGGTCATATTAACATGGGTGCAGGTCAGGTTATTCCCCAAAACCTACAACTTATTAATGAATCAATTGAAACCGGATCATTTTTAAAAGACAAGTTCCTAAACGAACTTTTTAAAAAGGCCAGAAAAGAAAAAAAACGTGTGCATTTTATGGGCGTACTCTCAAATGCAGGCGTACACGGTCATATTAAACATCTTTACAAGTTACTCGAAATTGCAGCCAACCAAAAAGTCAATCCCTATTTGCATTTGTTTCTCGATGGTCGAGATACCGGGGAGCAGGAAGCTTATTTCTTTTTAAATCATCTTAAAGCCAAAATAGCCGAGTTACGGGTTGGACAAATTGCAACAATGACAGGAAGGTTTTTTTCAATGGACCGAAATACAAGATGGGAACGTACGGAAAAGGCATATAACTGTATGCTTGGTATAGAAGGCAGATCTGCCAATGATCCATACTTAGCCCTGCAGGAGGCATACAAGCAAAAAGAAACCGATGAAATATTCGAACCCACAATTCTTTTAGATTCGCGGACAGAAAAACCCATAGGATGCATTGAAGATTCCGACTACGTTCTATTTTTTAATTTCCGTGAAGACCGTGCTAGACAAATTACCCAGGCATTTGTTCAGGAAGATTTTACCGGGTTTACGAGAAAGAAAACCCTGAAAGATATCCGATTTGTGTCAATGGTGGGTTACGCCGAAGGATTAAACACCGAGGTTATTTTCCCGCCTGTATATCCAGAGGTTACAGTACCCGATGTTTTAGCAGCCTACAACCTTCGCCAAATGCATATTGCGGAAACTGAAAAATACGCTCATATATCATACTTTTTTAATGGTGGAGTTGAAGCAAAACACGACAAGGAACTTCTTTTTAGAATCCCATCTCCTTTAGTAAAAGATTATGTCGTTGTCCCGGAAATGAGTGCATATCCCGTTAAAGATGAACTAATTACTCAAATCAGAAAAGACAGCTTTGATTTTTACCTTGTTAACTTTGCCAATCCTGACATGGTCGGTCATACAGGCGATCTGGAAGCGGCGATCAAGGCCGTAGAGGTTACCGATGAATGTGTCGGTGAAGTTGTTTTTGAAATTTTACAAAAGGGTGGACAGGTAATCATTACATCGGATCATGGTAACTGTGAATCAATGATCGATCCCAAGGACGGCAAACGGCTAAAATCACACACATTAAATAATGTTCCATTTATCTTTGCGGATGATATAAAAAAATTCCCTGCATTCACCAAAATTTATAAAAACGGTCCAAAATCCGAGAAACTTTACAAAAAATCAGGAAATCTTCCAAAGGTCGGATATCCCGAAAACTCACCGGCTACCGGAATTCTAGCTGATGTCGGAACAACTGTGCTTTACTTACTTGGAATTACTCCACCCGAACCAATGAATGGCTTAAATCTCGTTGAGTTCATCGGGAAATAA
- the nrdR gene encoding transcriptional repressor NrdR has translation MYCPYCKNSKTSVVDKRDQEEGNLTRRRRECSACKKRFTTYEKVQKVDLTVLKNDGTDELFDREKLKKSITKSLTKSNSEEIAEQITDDIEKRILSRQKLEVTSKELGDMILTRLKRLDKTAYMRYASVYKGFSKLEDFVIEIRSLIND, from the coding sequence ATGTATTGTCCATACTGCAAAAATTCTAAAACCAGCGTAGTCGACAAACGTGATCAGGAAGAAGGAAACCTTACACGTAGACGTAGGGAATGTTCGGCTTGCAAAAAGCGTTTTACAACTTATGAAAAAGTTCAAAAGGTCGACCTCACCGTTCTAAAAAACGACGGAACTGACGAGCTATTTGACCGGGAAAAACTTAAAAAGAGTATAACCAAATCACTCACCAAGTCAAATTCAGAAGAGATTGCCGAACAAATAACAGACGATATCGAAAAGCGAATCTTATCCAGACAAAAGCTTGAAGTAACCTCAAAGGAACTGGGCGACATGATTCTCACCCGACTTAAAAGATTAGACAAAACTGCATATATGCGTTACGCCTCGGTATATAAAGGATTCTCAAAGCTCGAAGATTTTGTTATTGAAATTAGGTCTCTAATCAATGACTAA
- a CDS encoding ribonucleoside triphosphate reductase codes for MNSSQAINAKEMVEAYLRQSDWQVNQDANVHYSFPGLMNYLAEEITKKYSLSTLIPAKASKAHISGDIYIHDLGKHVVGYCTGWDTRLILTRGLSGVPDKCTSGPAKHLASALDHLSRFILIVCNEWAGAQAISSVDTYMAPFIRNDKLTYAQVKNCVQRFMYDLSLSTRYGGQIPFSNITLDWTVPEDLKNQQVIIGGKVQKETYKEFQKEMDIFNKALLEVYKDGDFAEQPFPFPIPTYNITRDFNWNTSNSNLLFEMTAKYGMPYFQNFVNSDLKPGDVRAMCCRLQMNMKELTKKTGGLWGYGASTGSIGVVDINLPRIGYISNGDKKKFFKLVDQNMKLAKIILENKRKILDEHMRTGLMPYSKVYLGTFNKHFSTIGLVGMNETLINFGSPDLTTTQGISFALEILNHMKSNLLKYQDETGNLYNLEATPNESAAYSLARKDKLLYKNIVTAGNIKNPYYTNSSQLPVGYTDDIFEALELQETLQTAYTGGTVFHTFLGERVSTAEECKKLVKKIAENYKIPYFSITPTFSICPVHGYIRGEAKECPHKNGSKCKEIPLIYSRVVGYYRPINQWNNGKRQEYSERKTYKVSNKK; via the coding sequence ATGAACTCATCCCAAGCAATAAATGCCAAAGAAATGGTAGAAGCATATTTAAGACAATCAGACTGGCAAGTAAATCAAGATGCAAATGTTCATTACAGTTTTCCCGGACTTATGAATTACCTTGCGGAAGAAATAACAAAAAAATACTCATTATCCACGCTGATCCCGGCAAAAGCCTCAAAGGCTCATATTTCCGGTGATATTTACATTCATGATTTAGGTAAACACGTTGTTGGATACTGTACTGGTTGGGATACTCGCCTAATTCTTACAAGAGGACTATCCGGTGTGCCGGATAAGTGTACATCAGGACCCGCAAAGCATCTTGCATCCGCACTCGATCATTTATCCAGGTTTATCCTTATCGTATGCAATGAATGGGCAGGCGCTCAAGCTATAAGCTCTGTTGACACTTACATGGCTCCATTCATTAGAAATGATAAATTAACCTATGCCCAAGTTAAGAATTGCGTCCAAAGATTTATGTATGACTTAAGTCTTTCCACACGTTATGGAGGACAGATTCCGTTTTCGAACATAACACTTGACTGGACGGTTCCGGAAGATCTTAAAAACCAGCAAGTAATTATAGGCGGTAAAGTCCAGAAAGAAACTTATAAAGAGTTTCAAAAAGAAATGGATATTTTTAACAAAGCTCTTCTGGAAGTGTATAAAGACGGTGATTTTGCAGAACAACCCTTCCCTTTCCCCATACCAACATACAACATCACTCGGGATTTTAACTGGAATACAAGTAATTCAAATCTTTTATTCGAGATGACCGCAAAATATGGAATGCCTTATTTTCAAAACTTCGTAAACTCCGATCTTAAACCCGGTGATGTTCGAGCCATGTGTTGCAGACTACAAATGAACATGAAAGAACTTACAAAAAAAACCGGGGGACTCTGGGGATATGGCGCCTCCACAGGATCCATAGGCGTAGTAGACATTAATCTCCCAAGAATTGGCTACATAAGTAATGGCGATAAAAAGAAATTTTTTAAGCTTGTCGATCAAAATATGAAGCTTGCAAAAATCATCCTGGAAAATAAACGAAAGATTCTGGATGAGCACATGAGAACAGGATTAATGCCGTACAGCAAAGTATACCTCGGAACCTTTAACAAACACTTTTCCACCATTGGACTCGTAGGCATGAACGAAACCTTAATAAACTTCGGCTCCCCTGATCTGACAACAACTCAAGGCATATCTTTTGCACTTGAAATTTTAAACCATATGAAATCAAATCTTCTAAAATATCAGGACGAAACGGGTAATCTGTATAACCTAGAAGCAACACCAAACGAAAGCGCAGCATACAGCCTTGCCAGAAAAGACAAATTGCTTTATAAAAACATTGTTACTGCAGGTAACATCAAAAATCCGTATTATACCAACTCATCACAGCTTCCGGTTGGATATACCGATGATATATTTGAAGCACTTGAACTTCAGGAAACTTTACAAACAGCATATACCGGCGGTACAGTATTTCATACGTTTCTTGGCGAACGTGTTTCTACTGCGGAAGAATGTAAAAAACTTGTTAAGAAAATTGCCGAAAACTACAAAATTCCTTATTTTTCAATAACACCAACCTTCTCTATATGTCCGGTACATGGTTATATCAGAGGTGAAGCAAAAGAATGTCCTCACAAAAATGGCAGTAAATGCAAAGAGATTCCTCTAATTTACTCCCGTGTTGTCGGATATTATCGACCCATAAATCAATGGAATAACGGTAAGAGGCAAGAATACTCCGAGCGCAAAACTTACAAAGTATCCAATAAAAAATAA
- a CDS encoding DNA-3-methyladenine glycosylase produces MTTILPQAFYQKPALELTPMILGKYLVRKTEKGILPGQITEVEAYPSWVDNVSQGNKRTPRTEILYAGPGFTYIYLVYGLYYMLCVSTNKKAIPDCVLIRSVIPDEGVEIMRENYGREVQTNRDLTNSPGKLCKSFGISKELYGEPVTGNRIWIEDRGVVVDHSKIQSTPRIGISKNLKGWDLPYRFVVVD; encoded by the coding sequence ATGACAACAATACTACCTCAAGCATTTTATCAAAAACCGGCGCTTGAACTTACCCCTATGATTCTTGGAAAATACCTAGTAAGAAAGACGGAAAAAGGTATTCTCCCCGGTCAAATCACCGAAGTGGAAGCATATCCATCCTGGGTGGATAATGTTTCTCAGGGCAATAAACGTACACCTAGAACCGAGATTCTATACGCAGGCCCAGGCTTTACCTATATTTATCTTGTTTACGGTTTGTACTACATGTTGTGCGTGTCTACAAACAAAAAGGCTATTCCTGATTGCGTATTAATAAGATCCGTTATTCCGGATGAAGGTGTCGAAATTATGAGAGAAAATTATGGAAGGGAAGTGCAAACTAATAGAGATTTAACGAATTCCCCGGGAAAACTCTGCAAATCATTTGGAATTTCCAAAGAATTATACGGTGAACCAGTTACTGGGAATAGAATATGGATCGAAGATAGGGGAGTAGTTGTTGATCATTCTAAAATTCAGAGTACACCACGAATAGGGATTAGTAAAAACCTTAAAGGTTGGGACTTGCCATATCGATTTGTTGTTGTTGATTAA
- a CDS encoding ribonucleoside triphosphate reductase, whose amino-acid sequence MFKIRKRNGSIEEFTPTKITIAITKAMEAVNLKSLSAAEKVTNAVTKELKQIFFSKSELPTVEQIQDLVEKHLILNKHPEVAKAYILYRDLHNRMRNVSNLFDVGTWINTYINKKNWKIHSDSEIDYHLQGMYKKIVEEVSEMYWMNEVYTDEMRNLHINKDLHIHKSSTLSSYCVGWDIRDLLIVGYQGVPGNVSSKPASHFGSALGQLMNFLYTLTNETPDGAVAVSSLDTYMAPFIRHDKLTYKEVKQQIQSFIFNMNMPTKSGGQVVFSNITLDLICPSYMKNEAVIIGGKLKEEKYGEYQAEMDMFNKALFEVYLEGDAKGRAFTWPIPTYNITKDFDWNNNNLKGLWDMTAKYGIPYFANFVNSDMNPDDARSMCCRLRIDNRELRRRGGGLFGANPLTGSIGYVTINLPRIGYQHKGNKKGFFERLKYLMDVSHNTLMLRRELIENLTEKGMYPYSKFYLRSVKEKTGKYWSNHFNTIGLIGMNEACLNFGGFDITTKEGQNFAKETLAFMNKTILAYQKATGIMYNLEATPGEGASYALPKKDKKLFPEIIVANETDFQKGAEPYYTNSTQLPVGFTEDIFEALELQDELQTMYTGGTVFHGFLGERINSGDEVKKLVKKIATTYKLPYFTLTPTFSICETHGYISGEHFKCPECGSECKVYSRVVGKIAPVQRWNPGKKSEFSDRKTFKI is encoded by the coding sequence ATGTTCAAAATCCGAAAACGAAACGGAAGTATCGAAGAGTTCACTCCGACAAAAATTACCATAGCCATTACTAAAGCAATGGAAGCGGTTAATCTTAAGTCGCTAAGCGCTGCCGAGAAAGTTACCAATGCCGTAACCAAAGAACTAAAGCAAATCTTTTTTTCAAAGAGTGAACTTCCAACCGTTGAACAGATTCAAGATCTTGTAGAAAAACACCTTATTCTAAACAAACACCCCGAAGTTGCAAAAGCCTACATTTTATATCGGGACCTTCACAATAGAATGCGAAACGTGTCCAATCTATTTGATGTTGGCACTTGGATCAATACTTACATAAATAAAAAAAATTGGAAGATCCACTCTGATTCCGAGATTGATTACCATCTTCAAGGTATGTATAAAAAAATTGTAGAAGAAGTATCGGAAATGTATTGGATGAACGAGGTATATACAGATGAGATGCGGAATCTTCATATAAATAAAGATCTTCATATTCACAAAAGCTCAACATTAAGCTCGTACTGCGTTGGCTGGGATATTCGCGACCTGCTAATTGTTGGTTATCAAGGTGTACCGGGAAATGTATCCTCTAAACCAGCAAGCCATTTTGGATCGGCCCTTGGACAACTTATGAACTTTCTTTACACGCTTACAAATGAAACGCCTGATGGAGCCGTTGCTGTTTCAAGCTTGGATACATACATGGCACCGTTTATTCGCCATGATAAATTAACATACAAAGAAGTAAAACAGCAGATCCAGTCGTTCATCTTTAACATGAATATGCCAACAAAATCAGGCGGCCAAGTTGTATTCTCAAACATTACCCTTGATCTTATCTGTCCATCATACATGAAAAATGAAGCCGTAATCATTGGTGGAAAGCTTAAAGAAGAAAAATACGGTGAATACCAAGCCGAAATGGATATGTTTAACAAAGCACTTTTTGAAGTTTATCTTGAGGGAGATGCAAAAGGTCGTGCGTTCACCTGGCCTATTCCAACCTACAACATTACGAAGGACTTTGATTGGAATAACAATAACCTAAAGGGACTCTGGGATATGACAGCAAAATACGGTATCCCTTACTTTGCAAACTTTGTAAATAGTGACATGAATCCGGATGATGCCCGGTCAATGTGCTGCCGCCTTCGGATAGATAATCGAGAGCTAAGACGTCGAGGAGGTGGGCTATTCGGAGCGAATCCATTAACCGGAAGTATAGGTTATGTAACAATTAATCTTCCACGAATAGGATACCAACACAAAGGCAACAAAAAAGGATTCTTCGAACGGCTTAAATATCTAATGGATGTAAGTCACAATACCCTCATGTTACGACGTGAACTCATCGAGAATTTAACGGAAAAGGGAATGTACCCATATTCCAAGTTTTATCTACGCAGTGTCAAGGAAAAGACAGGAAAATACTGGAGCAATCATTTTAACACAATCGGACTTATCGGCATGAACGAAGCCTGTTTAAATTTTGGTGGATTCGACATTACAACCAAAGAAGGTCAGAATTTTGCAAAAGAAACTCTCGCTTTTATGAATAAGACCATTCTTGCATACCAAAAAGCAACCGGAATTATGTACAACCTTGAGGCGACCCCGGGAGAAGGCGCATCCTATGCACTTCCGAAAAAAGACAAAAAATTGTTCCCGGAAATTATTGTTGCAAACGAGACTGACTTTCAAAAAGGTGCCGAGCCATATTATACAAATTCAACACAACTACCTGTCGGCTTTACCGAAGATATTTTTGAGGCACTTGAATTGCAAGATGAACTTCAGACAATGTACACCGGGGGTACGGTATTTCATGGGTTTTTAGGTGAGCGAATAAATTCGGGTGACGAAGTTAAAAAACTTGTTAAGAAAATTGCAACAACATACAAGCTCCCTTACTTTACATTAACCCCAACGTTTAGTATTTGTGAAACGCATGGCTATATTTCGGGAGAGCACTTTAAATGTCCTGAATGTGGGTCTGAATGCAAAGTCTATAGCAGAGTCGTAGGGAAAATTGCGCCCGTTCAGCGATGGAACCCAGGCAAAAAGTCCGAATTTTCCGACAGGAAAACATTTAAAATTTAA
- a CDS encoding anaerobic ribonucleoside-triphosphate reductase activating protein, translated as MDIRGISKVTLIDYPGEIACTIFTMGCNFRCPYCHNPELVTKTKATPAKIKPSEILKFLKSRQNKLEGVVITGGEPTLQTDLPSFIKKIKSLGFKVKLDTNGTNFIMLNYLIKNNLLDYIAMDIKAPISKYRIVTDKVFNIKESIELIMNSPIPYEFRTTVVKELLSKSDLLELANEIKGAQKYVLQQFVSKTTLDPAFKKASSYSSDFLAKLAKDLKKIIKHVEIRE; from the coding sequence ATGGATATACGCGGAATTTCAAAGGTGACTCTAATTGATTATCCGGGCGAGATTGCCTGCACTATTTTTACAATGGGTTGTAACTTCCGTTGCCCTTATTGTCACAATCCCGAGCTTGTAACTAAAACCAAAGCCACACCGGCCAAGATAAAACCCTCAGAAATCCTCAAGTTTCTAAAAAGCCGGCAAAACAAACTTGAAGGGGTTGTAATAACCGGCGGTGAACCAACACTTCAGACCGACCTGCCCTCATTTATAAAAAAAATCAAATCACTCGGATTTAAGGTAAAACTCGATACAAACGGAACTAATTTTATAATGCTCAACTATCTTATAAAAAACAATCTTTTGGATTATATCGCAATGGACATTAAAGCACCGATTTCAAAATATAGAATTGTGACAGATAAGGTATTTAATATAAAGGAAAGCATTGAGCTAATAATGAATTCACCGATTCCTTATGAATTTAGAACTACAGTAGTAAAAGAACTTTTGTCAAAATCAGACTTACTTGAGCTGGCAAACGAAATTAAAGGCGCTCAAAAATATGTACTACAACAGTTTGTATCTAAAACAACACTTGATCCTGCTTTTAAAAAAGCCAGTAGCTATTCATCAGACTTTTTGGCAAAACTAGCAAAAGATTTAAAAAAAATTATTAAACATGTGGAAATTAGAGAGTAA